The proteins below are encoded in one region of Chloroflexota bacterium:
- a CDS encoding ABC transporter permease produces MNRGRRFISNVLETRLVGTGLTILGLVVFCAAFAEIIAPYAPNEQDYLAITEAPTLAHPLGTDDLGRDILSRVIYGTRVSLQVGVIAVGIALLLGVTLGLVAGYVGGTVDDVTMRIMDAVQAFPGLILALGLTAAIGPRFPWMPPIWHAMIAIGIVATPAISRLTRAQTLSVREREFVQAAKVLGASPATIIFRHIWPNVTAPIIVQATLLIATAILTEASLSFLGVGVKPPTATWGSMLRTGSQYLEVAPWLAFAPGVAIFATVLAFNFVGDGLRRALDPRLLSRRKG; encoded by the coding sequence ATGAACCGCGGCCGGCGGTTCATCAGCAACGTGCTCGAGACGCGGCTGGTGGGCACCGGCCTGACCATCCTCGGGCTGGTGGTCTTCTGTGCCGCCTTCGCCGAGATCATCGCCCCGTACGCGCCGAACGAGCAGGACTACCTGGCGATCACCGAAGCGCCGACGCTGGCCCATCCGCTCGGCACCGATGACCTGGGCCGCGACATCCTCTCGCGGGTCATCTACGGGACGCGCGTCTCGCTGCAGGTCGGCGTGATCGCCGTGGGCATCGCCCTGCTGCTCGGGGTGACGCTCGGGCTGGTGGCCGGCTACGTCGGCGGCACCGTGGACGACGTGACGATGCGCATCATGGACGCCGTCCAGGCGTTCCCGGGCCTGATCCTGGCGCTCGGCCTGACCGCCGCCATCGGCCCACGCTTCCCCTGGATGCCGCCGATCTGGCACGCCATGATCGCCATCGGCATCGTGGCGACGCCGGCCATCTCCCGCCTGACCCGCGCCCAGACGCTCTCGGTACGCGAGCGCGAGTTCGTGCAGGCGGCCAAGGTGCTCGGAGCCTCGCCCGCCACGATCATCTTCCGCCACATCTGGCCCAACGTGACCGCGCCGATCATCGTGCAGGCGACGCTGCTGATCGCCACCGCCATCCTGACCGAAGCCTCGCTCTCGTTCCTGGGCGTCGGCGTGAAGCCGCCCACGGCCACCTGGGGCTCGATGCTCCGGACCGGCTCGCAGTACCTGGAAGTCGCGCCCTGGCTGGCGTTCGCCCCGGGCGTCGCGATCTTCGCCACCGTCCTCGCCTTCAACTTCGTCGGAGACGGCCTCCGACGTGCGCTCGATCCGCGGCTGCTGAGCCGGCGGAAGGGGTAG